A single Antechinus flavipes isolate AdamAnt ecotype Samford, QLD, Australia chromosome 5, AdamAnt_v2, whole genome shotgun sequence DNA region contains:
- the PTMS gene encoding parathymosin isoform X1 — MSEKSVETAPELSAKDLKEKKEKVEEKTSRKERKKDVVEEEENGAEEEEEETAEDGEDDDEGEEEDEEEEEDDDEGPALKRAAEDEDEADPKRQKTENGASV, encoded by the exons ATGTCGGAGAAGAGCGTGGAGACAGCGCCTGAGCTCAGCGCCAAG GAcctgaaggagaagaaagaaaaagtagaagagaagacTAGtcggaaagagaggaagaaagacgTGGTAGAG GAGGAGGAGAATGGAgctgaagaggaggaggaggagactgCAGAGGATGGAGAAGATGATGATGAGGGTGAGGAGGAAG atgaggaagaagaggaagatgatgaCGAAGGGCCCGCACTGAAGAGAGCTGCTGAGGATGAG GATGAAGCCGATCCTAAAAGGCAGAAGACAGAAAACGGGGCATCGGTGTGA
- the PTMS gene encoding parathymosin isoform X2, with amino-acid sequence MSEKSVETAPELSAKDLKEKKEKVEEKTSRKERKKDVVEEEENGAEEEEEETAEDGEDDDEDEEEEEDDDEGPALKRAAEDEDEADPKRQKTENGASV; translated from the exons ATGTCGGAGAAGAGCGTGGAGACAGCGCCTGAGCTCAGCGCCAAG GAcctgaaggagaagaaagaaaaagtagaagagaagacTAGtcggaaagagaggaagaaagacgTGGTAGAG GAGGAGGAGAATGGAgctgaagaggaggaggaggagactgCAGAGGATGGAGAAGATGATGATGAGG atgaggaagaagaggaagatgatgaCGAAGGGCCCGCACTGAAGAGAGCTGCTGAGGATGAG GATGAAGCCGATCCTAAAAGGCAGAAGACAGAAAACGGGGCATCGGTGTGA
- the LAG3 gene encoding lymphocyte activation gene 3 protein yields MQWEVRSLTQLLLLLLVTRAGTQMPSKEVQVVWAKEGFPVQLPCILSSIQQNFSRGHSFIWKVTVTWQHWQDRTPQARWYTVFRVGPGGLRSVRLSLQSRLQLGRLGLHQGDFSLWLHPARLTDAGEYRARVQFENDDLRCHLCLRFGQASVTASPPGPIVISGLVLLNCSFTRPDLPEAVLWSRGRVPINPSSQHFPLGSLLFLPHVTLSDAGPWNCCVVYPDGFSVSITHHLKVLGLEPLTPKTVYVGEGSKVELPCHLSPALGTMPGLIAQWTLPWGRGSCLVSGDDKSSFALRLDHVSRAQAGTYNCSLSFQGHQLNAVVTLAVITVTAKSFGSSSSRKGLLCEVTPVFGQEHLQWTSLDNQTLENPPGPWLELGDEELQVDRWQCQVYQGAQQYGAVVYNLGLQGTGAQLSERNPKAQKGGKELPLILSFGILFLLLFGVGAAVFRFRQGQFLRSFSALEDAAQKPQRQSKAEEMEPECPCQS; encoded by the exons atgcAGTGGGAGGTGAGATCCCTAACCcaattgctgctactgctgctggtTACCAGAG CAGGGACTCAAATGCCCAGCAAAGAAGTCCAGGTGGTGTGGGCCAAAGAGGGTTTCCCTGTTCAACTCCCCTGCATCCTCTCAAGCATCCAACAAAACTTCTCTAGGGGGCATAGTTTTATTTGGAAGGTGACTGTCACCTGGCAGCACTGGCAGGACAG GACCCCCCAGGCCAGATGGTACACAGTGTTCAGGGTGGGGCCAGGTGGTTTGCGGAGTGTTCGGCTCTCCCTACAATCCAGGCTGCAACTGGGAAGGCTCGGCCTCCACCAGGGAGACTTCTCACTATGGCTCCATCCAGCTCGGCTCACAGATGCTGGGGAGTACAGAGCCCGGGTCCAATTTGAGAATGATGATTTGAGATGTCACCTTTGCCTTCGCTTTGGTCAAGCCTCTG TGACTGCCAGCCCTCCGGGACCCATTGTGATCTCAGGTCTGGTCCTTCTGAACTGTTCTTTCACTCGTCCTGACCTCCCGGAAGCTGTTCTCTGGTCTCGAGGTCGGGTACCCATAAACCCATCTTCCCAGCATTTCCCACTCGGGAGCCTCCTCTTCTTGCCTCATGTCACTCTCTCAGATGCTGGGCCTTGGAACTGCTGCGTTGTCTATCCAGATGGATTCAGCGTCTCCATTACTCACCACCTCAAAGTCCTAG GTCTGGAGCCCCTAACCCCGAAGACAGTGTATGTGGGAGAAGGATCAAAGGTGGAGCTTCCCTGCCATCTCAGCCCTGCTCTAGGAACTATGCCAGGGCTAATTGCCCAGTGGACCTTACCTTGGGGCAGAGGCAGCTGCCTTGTGTCGGGAGATGACAAAAGCAGCTTTGCCCTGAGGCTAGACCATGTGAGCAGAGCCCAAGCAGGCACCTACAACTGCAGCCTCAGTTTTCAAGGGCATCAGCTCAATGCTGTGGTCACCTTAGCCGTCATTACAG TGACTGCTAAGTCCTTTGGATCCTCAAGTTCCAGAAAAGGGCTGCTTTGTGAAGTGACCCCAGTGTTCGGGCAAGAGCACCTCCAGTGGACCTCCTTGGACAACCAGACTCTGGAAAATCCACCAGGTCCCTGGTTAGAGCTGGGAGATGAAGAGCTACAGGTTGACCGGTGGCAATGCCAAGTATATCAAGGGGCACAACAATATGGAGCTGTAGTTTACAACCTGGGGCTTCAGGGCACAG GTGCCCAACTATCTGAGAGGAATCCAAAAGcccagaaaggaggaaaagagctCCCTCTTATCCTCAGCTTTGGcattttatttctcctcctcttcgGGGTAGGAGCTGCTGTGTTTCGTTTCCGACAAGGCCAG TTTCTCAGGAGTTTTTCTGCCCTGGAAGATGCAGCTCAAAAACCCCAAAGACAAAGCAAAGCTGAGGAAATGGAGCCAGAATGCCCGTGCCAGAGTTAG